In Rubripirellula tenax, the following are encoded in one genomic region:
- a CDS encoding thioesterase II family protein — protein MNTYDFDSSVWLDPIQYRKGTPVLVGFPYSGSGTAAFSVWRSLVPNDFSLIAVRLPGRESRLDEELRTDIRSIAVDVAAELRQLNAPIIPFGISAGALLGYQVARELAPTDTELPLVVVLSEGGPPRTGERPSNGYIHEMSDDEFLEVLDKGYHAIPPAIAENKELLDLMLPVMRADAALLETYAMDTDPPLKCGVLALLGTEDPVVTLRSSTSWKAVANDLRVRSFPGGHFFFRDQPAAVMAAIVERARKCVGQPCG, from the coding sequence ATGAACACTTACGACTTCGATTCGTCGGTCTGGTTAGATCCGATTCAGTACCGAAAAGGCACACCTGTGTTGGTTGGTTTTCCGTACTCAGGCTCGGGAACGGCAGCGTTTTCAGTCTGGCGGTCTTTGGTGCCAAACGATTTTTCGCTGATCGCTGTTCGTCTTCCGGGACGCGAGAGCCGGCTCGACGAAGAATTGCGAACCGACATCAGAAGCATTGCTGTTGATGTCGCAGCCGAACTACGGCAATTGAACGCGCCAATCATTCCCTTTGGCATCAGCGCCGGCGCATTATTGGGTTACCAAGTGGCCCGCGAGCTGGCACCGACCGATACCGAACTGCCGTTGGTTGTGGTCCTCAGTGAAGGTGGACCACCGCGAACAGGCGAGCGTCCGTCGAATGGATATATCCACGAAATGTCCGACGACGAATTCCTCGAAGTACTGGACAAAGGCTACCACGCGATTCCGCCGGCGATCGCCGAAAACAAGGAGCTACTCGATCTGATGTTACCGGTGATGCGAGCCGACGCTGCTTTGCTGGAAACCTATGCGATGGACACTGATCCACCATTGAAATGTGGCGTTTTGGCGTTATTGGGAACGGAGGATCCGGTGGTGACACTTCGGTCATCCACCAGTTGGAAAGCCGTCGCCAACGATTTGCGGGTTCGCTCGTTTCCCGGCGGACACTTCTTCTTCCGCGATCAACCGGCCGCCGTTATGGCCGCGATCGTCGAACGAGCACGCAAATGCGTTGGACAGCCTTGCGGCTAA
- a CDS encoding AMP-binding protein: MNLLETIWTSFATDLDRPRLTFLSDNKESTSLTGREIIQAVDSQAAALRLLADPGDRVLLAYPAGLDFAISFLACLRSGLLPVPVSSPKPRRPLSRYATVARDCDARLAITSDRILQRSDVNVSPNIRWTSPDEFGGKRRDDLVRDVSCDGLNDTMGFDRKPDDLLFLQYTSGSTSSPKGVMVSDRNVMTNLASIEAGFQIQEIEPSRRVVCSWLPTHHDMGLVGVLLSSLVHEGQAVLMSPTSFVASPIRWLQAMSDYAATITVAPTFGYHWATSKIARHQLEGIDLSSLQVAACGAEPVQGSVLDQFAKKFAPTRFKAETFYPCYGLAESTLMVTGTDRQASIARGGPSRLNISRRRLREGVAIVVDGHQEGHQEGHQDDRDDDVDTIVSSGVVHGEGRVAICGIATETTLPDDLVGEIRVQSPSVVMGYWNNPSATKESFRSDSPLSDFSGRWLRTGDLGFVHRDELYVTGRIKDVIIIGGQNHYPHDIELAADEAIKGVAADLLVGGLAAFSIPPGDQDLAPGGLLLAMERVVLCCEMPRTFNPAIASDVIEAVRLAVAKTCDLTVDEILLVRPASLSRTSSGKIQRQLNAQRFRNHDFSTIAHFRGIDELDGKVFPDLRRWSSRPGGRQIVRQKIENAILAYIAQESGDETTFVSSETPFADMGVDSMLAVQLSSQLQRWLGVPLSAVVAWSHPTPKTLSQYLADQVFGIEPTERFGSSILENLPMNEEELIAMIEQMNDEDAAELLAQLEGNSAT; this comes from the coding sequence ATGAATCTACTTGAAACCATCTGGACGTCGTTCGCGACAGATCTTGATCGACCGCGGCTGACGTTTCTTTCTGATAACAAAGAATCGACTTCCTTGACGGGCAGAGAGATCATTCAAGCGGTTGATAGCCAAGCGGCCGCGCTTCGGCTGCTGGCGGACCCAGGCGACCGCGTTCTGTTGGCGTATCCGGCGGGGCTGGATTTCGCGATAAGTTTTCTTGCCTGTTTGCGATCTGGATTGCTGCCGGTCCCGGTAAGCTCGCCAAAGCCTCGCCGACCGCTGTCCCGTTACGCGACGGTGGCCCGGGATTGCGACGCCCGCTTGGCGATCACCAGTGATCGGATTCTTCAGCGGTCCGATGTCAACGTCAGTCCCAATATTCGCTGGACCAGCCCCGATGAATTCGGTGGCAAGCGACGGGATGACCTTGTGAGAGACGTTTCTTGCGATGGACTCAACGACACGATGGGTTTCGATCGCAAGCCTGATGACTTGCTGTTTTTGCAGTACACATCGGGTTCGACATCGTCGCCCAAGGGCGTCATGGTCAGTGACCGCAACGTCATGACCAATCTTGCGTCGATCGAAGCGGGGTTTCAAATCCAAGAAATTGAGCCCTCTCGCCGAGTCGTTTGCAGTTGGCTGCCCACTCATCACGACATGGGCTTGGTGGGCGTGTTGTTGTCGTCCCTGGTTCACGAAGGGCAAGCGGTGTTGATGTCACCGACCAGCTTCGTAGCCTCGCCCATCCGGTGGCTTCAAGCGATGTCCGATTACGCCGCGACGATCACGGTCGCGCCGACATTCGGGTACCACTGGGCGACGTCAAAGATCGCACGACATCAACTTGAAGGAATCGACCTCAGCTCGCTGCAAGTCGCCGCCTGTGGTGCCGAGCCAGTTCAAGGTTCGGTCCTGGACCAGTTCGCAAAAAAATTCGCCCCGACAAGATTCAAGGCGGAGACATTTTATCCCTGCTATGGACTTGCAGAATCGACGCTAATGGTCACTGGTACCGACCGTCAAGCATCGATCGCAAGAGGCGGCCCCAGTCGACTGAACATCAGCCGCCGCAGGCTGCGCGAAGGGGTCGCGATAGTAGTGGACGGTCATCAAGAGGGGCATCAAGAGGGGCATCAAGACGATCGTGATGATGACGTTGATACGATCGTTAGTAGTGGTGTCGTTCATGGCGAAGGACGAGTTGCGATCTGTGGCATCGCAACTGAAACGACGCTGCCAGATGACCTCGTCGGTGAGATTCGCGTTCAATCCCCAAGCGTTGTTATGGGGTACTGGAACAATCCATCGGCTACCAAAGAATCGTTTCGCAGTGACTCGCCGCTGAGTGACTTTTCGGGGCGTTGGCTGCGAACCGGTGACTTAGGTTTTGTTCACAGAGATGAGTTGTACGTCACCGGTCGAATCAAAGACGTCATCATCATCGGCGGTCAAAATCACTACCCGCACGATATCGAACTGGCTGCCGACGAGGCGATCAAAGGTGTTGCCGCCGATTTGTTGGTGGGTGGCTTGGCCGCATTTTCGATCCCGCCGGGTGACCAGGATCTGGCTCCGGGCGGGTTGCTGCTGGCGATGGAGCGTGTCGTACTTTGTTGTGAGATGCCACGAACGTTCAATCCGGCTATCGCCTCTGACGTCATCGAGGCGGTTCGACTTGCCGTCGCCAAGACATGTGATTTAACCGTGGACGAGATATTGCTGGTTCGACCGGCGTCGTTGTCGCGGACCAGCAGTGGGAAAATTCAGCGTCAGTTGAATGCCCAGCGGTTTCGGAATCACGATTTTTCCACCATCGCTCATTTCCGCGGGATCGACGAGTTGGACGGCAAAGTCTTCCCGGACTTACGCCGCTGGTCCAGCCGCCCCGGCGGGCGACAAATCGTGCGGCAAAAAATTGAGAACGCGATCCTGGCTTACATCGCTCAAGAGTCGGGCGACGAGACAACCTTTGTGAGTTCCGAAACACCATTCGCCGACATGGGAGTCGATTCGATGTTGGCAGTTCAGCTGAGCAGTCAGCTGCAGCGGTGGCTTGGTGTACCGTTGTCGGCTGTGGTCGCGTGGTCGCACCCAACGCCGAAAACCTTGTCGCAGTATCTAGCCGATCAAGTGTTTGGTATCGAGCCGACTGAAAGGTTTGGCTCGTCTATCCTGGAAAACTTGCCAATGAACGAAGAAGAATTAATCGCGATGATTGAACAAATGAATGACGAAGATGCCGCGGAATTGCTCGCGCAGCTGGAAGGCAATTCGGCGACTTGA
- a CDS encoding aromatic ring-hydroxylating oxygenase subunit alpha — protein MFVHKNRLRHLLRPPHYRDAEHFRTEVRQLFVPSWQFATTASELSRDGDFQTLTLLDTPILIRNFGGDIRAFINVCPHRHSMLTCAASGNSPVLKCQYHGWQFGVDGKTRKIPEPNAFRPWDRENSMLTPVRLQRCGDLLFVTLSDSVPELSDWMSPMFEEVESHFTTPLHRMGEVWEFDAACNWKVPVENTLESYHVAEVHPDWLGGVLPEEKFTQHHLDPRYTTLHYFADNKADRKMADVCRQLGGKSTPGYRHWHMHPNLVFVVTETFNYFVSCQPTGPTTCRLRSRMYPLWGTARTPWRKLVRFVAWRIGRRMMRGVFEQDRTVFGAQQRGIEASSHRGVIGIREERIHTFQKYVCEHTNIAPEVEPFDGPESDAAKSDAAKSEVQKSIAESSQTTPIENDDAPNDTLVVDDSSD, from the coding sequence ATGTTTGTTCATAAAAATCGACTGCGGCACTTGCTGCGTCCGCCGCATTACCGCGACGCCGAGCACTTTCGAACCGAGGTTCGGCAGTTATTCGTGCCCTCGTGGCAATTCGCTACCACCGCATCAGAGTTGTCGCGAGATGGCGACTTTCAAACGCTCACGTTGTTGGACACCCCAATCCTAATTCGGAACTTCGGCGGCGACATTCGGGCTTTCATAAACGTTTGCCCTCACCGCCATTCGATGCTGACATGCGCCGCGTCAGGAAATTCGCCGGTGCTGAAATGTCAGTATCACGGTTGGCAATTTGGGGTCGATGGAAAAACGCGAAAGATACCCGAACCGAATGCGTTTCGACCATGGGATCGCGAAAACTCAATGCTGACTCCCGTGCGACTACAGCGCTGTGGCGATTTGCTGTTTGTAACGTTGTCAGATTCCGTTCCGGAACTAAGTGATTGGATGTCGCCTATGTTCGAAGAGGTCGAATCCCATTTTACCACGCCACTTCATCGGATGGGCGAGGTGTGGGAGTTTGATGCGGCATGCAATTGGAAAGTACCCGTGGAAAATACACTGGAATCTTATCATGTCGCAGAGGTGCATCCGGACTGGTTGGGCGGAGTGTTGCCGGAAGAAAAATTTACTCAGCACCATCTTGATCCCCGTTACACCACACTGCATTACTTCGCCGACAATAAAGCGGACCGCAAAATGGCGGACGTCTGTCGGCAACTTGGCGGCAAGTCCACCCCGGGCTACCGTCACTGGCACATGCACCCGAACCTCGTATTTGTCGTCACCGAGACGTTTAACTACTTCGTCAGCTGCCAGCCGACCGGGCCAACGACGTGCCGATTGCGAAGCCGCATGTATCCGCTGTGGGGCACCGCACGCACGCCTTGGCGAAAATTGGTTCGCTTTGTTGCTTGGCGAATCGGTCGCCGAATGATGCGAGGTGTCTTTGAACAAGATCGCACGGTTTTTGGAGCCCAGCAGCGAGGCATCGAGGCCAGCAGCCATCGCGGGGTGATTGGTATTCGAGAAGAACGTATTCACACCTTTCAGAAATACGTATGTGAACATACGAACATTGCACCTGAGGTCGAGCCCTTTGACGGGCCAGAATCCGACGCTGCGAAATCCGACGCTGCGAAATCCGAAGTGCAGAAATCCATCGCCGAATCGTCACAAACGACACCTATAGAAAATGACGATGCTCCCAACGATACGTTGGTCGTTGACGATTCGTCGGACTGA
- a CDS encoding efflux RND transporter permease subunit — protein MNKHDPRILNQSAQVLNQLSPTASRYRHRLIIGGLALMVLAVPAAIHSAASIATLRNIPAAWLPESLPLRKDFARFVIRFGITDVVLVSWPGCELDAPSLDRVRDYLRPQSAEWGNPSNPVNPSDRPPLDWFRDGGMIRDQLSGPPLRASPHAATQRLAGSLVGPDGHQTCIMLSLAMHTSPRHREVIPELRRGIAAAAGVSTHEVAMVGGPVDGTEVDAAAIETINQFSLPSSLVAVLLCWIFLRSVPMTGAVVGTATVGQGLALAVVYYAGLTMNAVLIVLPPLVFVLTVSAGIHLCNYYLDLAGQAPDDPSRDGETSDVNRRAQCASEAMKRGVRPCIFATLTTVVGLSSLALVRLQPVWVFGLVGAGSIVATLAMLILILPGAMMYSKAKRTSKRFGSGRESWRLRDRGWERIALPPPWLVFSVFATSSIIASIGLTDLRTSVSVPAMFASDSDLRTSYRWFEKNIGATLSGDVIIDFNDDVELPDQYEAIARLHGKLRQIENIGGVLSAANFLPAPMNGGSMAAVIRRSAITSTLKDPTSPIQAMGFLSGSGPNPTWRIALRIFQTDVAPKDNNGDFGEMIQAIEETADKTVGTLGTASVTGHFVIVEQTQRLLLGDLFKSFLAALVIIAVLMMAYLRSVLGGLIAMIPNIVPTLLLFGWMGHTGTPLDIGSVMTASVALGIAVDDTVHLLARFRSQRAAGKNRHDATVGAVRHCGWAMLQTTVVCGLALMVYGLSRFIPTQRFAMFMLALLAVAFVGAAVLLPALMRTGFGKTLWRAPAEPASR, from the coding sequence ATGAACAAACATGATCCTCGTATCCTAAATCAATCGGCCCAAGTTTTGAATCAACTTTCTCCCACCGCCTCACGCTATCGACACAGACTAATCATCGGCGGGCTGGCGCTGATGGTACTGGCGGTTCCCGCTGCAATCCACTCGGCCGCGTCGATCGCGACGCTACGCAATATACCAGCGGCTTGGTTGCCGGAATCGCTTCCGTTGCGGAAGGATTTCGCGCGTTTCGTGATCCGTTTTGGAATCACTGATGTCGTCCTGGTTTCTTGGCCGGGGTGTGAGCTTGATGCCCCGTCGCTAGATCGAGTTCGAGACTATCTACGGCCACAGTCGGCCGAATGGGGCAACCCAAGCAATCCAGTAAATCCATCCGATCGTCCGCCGTTGGACTGGTTTCGGGACGGCGGCATGATTCGAGACCAATTATCCGGTCCGCCGCTGCGGGCGAGCCCTCACGCGGCGACCCAGCGGTTGGCCGGCTCTCTCGTTGGCCCTGATGGCCATCAAACGTGCATCATGCTGTCGCTGGCAATGCACACCTCGCCGCGCCACCGAGAGGTTATCCCGGAACTTCGGCGAGGCATTGCCGCGGCAGCTGGTGTCAGCACTCACGAAGTTGCCATGGTTGGTGGACCGGTTGATGGTACCGAAGTTGACGCCGCGGCGATTGAGACCATCAATCAGTTCTCGCTCCCGTCGTCATTGGTGGCGGTGTTGCTGTGCTGGATTTTCCTTCGATCCGTGCCGATGACCGGCGCTGTGGTCGGCACGGCGACCGTCGGCCAAGGGCTTGCGCTCGCGGTGGTCTATTACGCAGGTCTTACGATGAATGCGGTGCTGATCGTGCTTCCACCGCTGGTCTTCGTGCTGACGGTTTCGGCCGGCATCCACCTGTGTAACTACTACCTTGATTTGGCCGGCCAAGCACCGGATGATCCGTCACGCGATGGTGAAACGTCCGACGTGAACCGTCGCGCCCAATGCGCATCCGAGGCGATGAAACGCGGTGTTCGCCCGTGCATCTTTGCAACACTGACAACAGTGGTTGGATTGTCGTCTTTAGCGCTGGTTAGGCTCCAACCGGTTTGGGTGTTCGGTCTGGTCGGGGCTGGCAGTATCGTTGCCACGCTTGCGATGCTGATACTGATATTGCCTGGCGCGATGATGTACAGCAAAGCGAAACGAACCTCAAAGAGATTCGGCTCCGGCAGGGAATCCTGGAGATTGCGAGATCGAGGGTGGGAACGTATCGCCTTGCCACCGCCCTGGCTGGTTTTTTCCGTCTTTGCCACATCCTCGATCATCGCATCAATAGGACTGACAGACTTACGCACCTCGGTTAGCGTGCCAGCAATGTTTGCGTCTGACAGCGACTTGCGCACCAGTTACCGATGGTTTGAAAAGAACATCGGTGCCACTCTTAGCGGCGATGTAATCATCGATTTCAACGACGACGTCGAATTGCCTGACCAATATGAAGCCATCGCGCGGCTGCACGGCAAACTTAGGCAGATCGAGAACATCGGCGGAGTCCTATCGGCCGCGAACTTTCTGCCAGCGCCAATGAATGGCGGATCGATGGCGGCAGTGATACGTCGTAGCGCGATCACGTCAACGCTGAAAGATCCAACATCTCCGATCCAAGCGATGGGTTTCCTCAGCGGAAGCGGCCCCAATCCCACATGGCGGATTGCTTTGAGAATCTTCCAAACCGACGTCGCGCCGAAAGATAACAACGGAGATTTTGGTGAGATGATTCAGGCCATCGAGGAAACTGCCGACAAAACAGTCGGTACTTTAGGAACCGCCTCGGTGACGGGTCACTTCGTGATTGTTGAACAAACCCAGCGATTGCTGCTGGGTGATCTGTTCAAGAGTTTCTTGGCAGCGTTAGTGATCATCGCTGTGCTGATGATGGCATACCTGCGCAGCGTTCTTGGCGGCTTGATTGCCATGATTCCTAATATCGTTCCAACGCTGCTGTTGTTCGGATGGATGGGGCACACCGGCACACCACTGGACATTGGATCGGTCATGACGGCATCGGTCGCGCTCGGCATCGCCGTTGACGATACCGTTCACCTGCTGGCCCGGTTTCGTTCACAAAGAGCAGCGGGAAAGAATCGCCACGATGCGACGGTGGGCGCTGTCCGGCATTGTGGATGGGCCATGTTGCAAACCACCGTCGTTTGCGGATTGGCGTTGATGGTCTACGGATTGTCCCGGTTCATTCCCACCCAGCGATTCGCCATGTTCATGCTGGCCTTGTTGGCCGTTGCTTTCGTCGGGGCAGCTGTGCTGCTTCCGGCCTTGATGCGAACGGGTTTCGGCAAGACGCTCTGGCGCGCCCCAGCCGAACCCGCCAGTCGTTGA
- a CDS encoding TAXI family TRAP transporter solute-binding subunit, which yields MKWKNLLLVFVGVAVCGAAWFSYLGRRQPRTVVISTGSELGVYYRVGKEVGESFAKRNSPIRCEIVSSAGSHENVTRLQNGTADVAILQNDAVADESVRSLAMLYTEVLHLVCRKESGIECLNDLIDHPTSLGSQSGGTYPLATELLRFSRVNIPAHHQHQLGFEKSADALRSGDIDAAFFLVGLGAEIIQELVARPEFELVPIQIRSVGKEDTFVSERAFIEGFRTHYPHATYAEIPLMSYDGNPTTPTPSVGIGAVLACRESWDEELARDLVQTVFAHRAVLGRKISLLSGLDEQSSQVQLQFPLHRGAEAYYRRNEPGYLAENAESIGVLITVALLLASGLHAVKKWIDQKRKNRVDVYYERVQKILGSIAGESPSDFDDAVRDLEDIESIACHELISERLDADHSFVILQNMIFRCRAEIERAQAAVNKPVEKA from the coding sequence ATGAAGTGGAAGAATTTGCTGCTGGTCTTCGTCGGCGTGGCTGTTTGTGGGGCGGCATGGTTTTCCTACTTGGGTCGCCGGCAACCGCGGACCGTCGTGATTTCGACGGGCTCCGAACTCGGTGTCTATTACCGGGTTGGAAAGGAAGTGGGTGAATCCTTTGCCAAACGTAACTCGCCTATTCGCTGTGAAATTGTGTCGAGCGCGGGGAGCCACGAGAACGTCACTCGGCTGCAGAATGGGACGGCGGATGTTGCGATTCTGCAAAATGACGCCGTTGCTGACGAGAGCGTTCGCAGTTTGGCAATGCTCTACACAGAAGTCCTGCACTTAGTTTGCCGAAAAGAGTCTGGCATTGAGTGTTTGAACGACTTGATCGATCACCCCACAAGTCTTGGGTCGCAGTCGGGCGGAACGTATCCCCTGGCAACCGAACTTCTGCGATTCTCACGCGTCAACATTCCAGCTCACCATCAGCATCAACTGGGGTTCGAGAAGTCTGCCGACGCGCTGCGTTCGGGAGACATCGACGCTGCTTTTTTCTTGGTGGGTCTGGGTGCCGAGATCATCCAAGAATTGGTCGCCCGACCAGAATTTGAATTGGTGCCGATTCAAATTCGCTCTGTAGGAAAAGAGGACACGTTCGTTTCGGAGCGGGCGTTCATCGAAGGGTTTCGGACGCACTATCCGCATGCGACTTATGCAGAAATACCGTTGATGTCGTACGACGGGAATCCGACGACGCCGACGCCTTCGGTCGGGATTGGCGCCGTGTTGGCTTGCCGAGAGAGTTGGGATGAAGAGCTCGCGCGAGATTTGGTTCAAACCGTTTTCGCACATCGAGCGGTTTTGGGAAGGAAGATATCGCTTCTCAGTGGACTCGACGAACAGTCGAGCCAAGTTCAGTTGCAGTTCCCATTGCACCGCGGCGCGGAAGCTTATTATCGTCGAAACGAACCTGGTTATTTGGCAGAGAACGCAGAGTCGATTGGGGTGCTGATCACGGTGGCGCTATTGCTCGCCAGCGGCCTGCATGCGGTCAAGAAATGGATAGATCAGAAACGCAAGAATCGGGTGGATGTCTACTACGAGCGAGTTCAAAAAATACTCGGTTCAATCGCGGGAGAAAGTCCTTCGGATTTTGATGACGCCGTAAGAGACCTCGAGGACATTGAGTCGATCGCTTGCCACGAACTGATCAGTGAACGACTCGATGCTGACCATTCCTTCGTCATCCTGCAAAACATGATCTTTCGTTGCCGCGCAGAGATTGAGCGGGCGCAGGCTGCAGTCAACAAGCCCGTGGAAAAAGCGTGA
- a CDS encoding polysaccharide lyase produces MSYKVSILAAFVCLMTDAVLLSGTSQAAETQSRERTSVDQKAGTVLNNDFSDEAVGVYTDDDFKSDRDWGDVRWAHFDDRAEIVLENGDKKLRLTFPKGQFGHAKTGGNAAISFDPHSEIFQRFTVRFEPGFSFVKTGKIVGLGSGGASWTGGNVPREGQGYSSRFIWDRDNAAAMYLYHMDQRGKWGDVVDLGFKFETGTDYTLTQRVSANTANKKNGILQVWVSENGGPQRRVIDRSDLRFGTNGRGKTETLFVAPFHGGGDSSFAAKETSYLTVDDFLVSTTKFSDLP; encoded by the coding sequence ATGTCCTACAAAGTCAGCATCCTCGCAGCGTTCGTTTGTCTGATGACGGATGCTGTTTTGCTCAGTGGAACATCTCAGGCGGCTGAAACGCAGTCACGCGAGCGAACGTCTGTCGACCAGAAGGCAGGAACAGTTCTCAACAATGACTTCTCCGACGAGGCCGTTGGCGTTTACACGGATGACGATTTTAAATCCGATCGCGACTGGGGCGATGTGCGGTGGGCGCACTTTGATGATCGAGCGGAGATCGTTCTTGAGAATGGTGACAAAAAGCTGAGGCTGACGTTTCCCAAGGGCCAGTTTGGTCACGCCAAGACAGGTGGGAATGCCGCTATTTCGTTCGATCCGCACAGCGAAATCTTCCAGCGATTCACCGTCCGATTTGAGCCAGGATTTTCGTTCGTCAAGACCGGCAAGATTGTCGGTCTGGGAAGCGGTGGTGCCAGTTGGACGGGCGGGAACGTGCCGCGAGAAGGCCAAGGTTACTCGTCACGATTCATTTGGGATCGAGACAACGCAGCGGCAATGTATCTCTACCACATGGATCAACGCGGCAAATGGGGTGACGTCGTCGATCTCGGTTTCAAGTTTGAAACGGGAACCGATTACACGTTGACACAGCGTGTCAGCGCGAACACCGCAAATAAGAAGAACGGCATCCTGCAAGTTTGGGTTAGCGAAAACGGTGGGCCGCAACGACGGGTGATTGATCGAAGCGATTTGCGATTCGGAACCAACGGTCGAGGGAAAACAGAAACACTGTTCGTCGCCCCTTTCCACGGTGGCGGCGATTCCAGTTTTGCGGCCAAGGAAACGAGCTATCTGACAGTCGATGATTTTCTTGTTTCAACCACCAAGTTCAGTGATCTTCCGTAG
- a CDS encoding Gfo/Idh/MocA family protein, translated as MNQRDTMSKRWRIAGINFSHMHMGDLLRNVVDHPDADLVGVCDERRESMAESIESLRIDDAKVFTDYATCMETTNPDLVILCPPTGEHALWVERIAPFGAHLFVEKPFAASLDDADRMIDAAEKTGKRLIINWPARWEPVYFTTHRLITEGLIGEIIEVHYYGGNRGPLYHGAGKAEHEPTAEDKQRSWWYSAEAGGGSLRDYVGYGVTLGTWFNGGQKPVDVTCVTAGADGLEVDEHSITIARYEHGLSKFETRWGTFTDPWTHQPQPKCGFVVRGTKGTISAYDYEKTLRVQTSDRPEGFDHPVDELPAGERNGIEYSLTKLASDMPIEGPLSPEIARIGQQIIETAIRSVQDQRTVPLVDR; from the coding sequence ATGAATCAAAGAGACACGATGTCAAAACGATGGCGAATCGCCGGAATCAATTTCTCTCATATGCATATGGGTGACCTGCTGCGCAACGTGGTCGATCATCCAGACGCTGATCTGGTCGGAGTTTGCGACGAGCGGCGTGAATCGATGGCCGAGTCCATCGAATCGCTTCGAATCGATGATGCGAAGGTGTTCACTGACTATGCCACTTGCATGGAAACGACCAATCCGGACTTGGTGATCCTCTGCCCTCCCACTGGCGAGCATGCTTTGTGGGTCGAGCGGATCGCTCCGTTCGGCGCCCACCTATTTGTCGAAAAGCCCTTCGCAGCTTCGTTGGACGACGCCGACCGGATGATCGATGCCGCTGAGAAAACGGGCAAGCGATTGATTATCAATTGGCCCGCCCGTTGGGAGCCAGTCTATTTCACGACTCACCGGTTGATCACCGAGGGCCTGATCGGAGAGATCATCGAAGTGCATTACTACGGCGGCAATCGTGGTCCGCTGTATCACGGCGCCGGCAAAGCCGAGCATGAACCGACCGCCGAGGACAAACAACGCAGTTGGTGGTACAGCGCCGAAGCGGGTGGCGGTTCGCTGCGTGATTATGTCGGTTACGGCGTGACGTTGGGGACTTGGTTCAACGGAGGTCAAAAGCCAGTTGACGTGACCTGTGTGACGGCCGGAGCGGATGGCTTGGAAGTCGATGAGCACAGCATCACGATCGCACGTTACGAGCACGGCTTGTCAAAGTTCGAGACGCGGTGGGGTACGTTCACCGATCCGTGGACTCATCAGCCGCAACCCAAGTGCGGCTTTGTTGTGCGAGGGACCAAGGGTACGATTTCCGCTTACGACTACGAGAAGACGCTGCGTGTGCAAACGAGTGATCGCCCCGAAGGCTTTGATCATCCCGTGGACGAGTTGCCCGCCGGCGAGCGAAACGGAATCGAGTACTCGCTGACGAAACTAGCCAGCGATATGCCGATCGAGGGCCCGCTGTCACCGGAAATCGCTCGCATCGGCCAGCAGATTATCGAAACGGCGATTCGAAGCGTCCAGGATCAACGAACCGTTCCGCTGGTGGATCGCTAG